In one Alnus glutinosa chromosome 14, dhAlnGlut1.1, whole genome shotgun sequence genomic region, the following are encoded:
- the LOC133857651 gene encoding photosystem I chlorophyll a/b-binding protein 6, chloroplastic encodes MALAIASTALTSLPTRELHRRIFPGKLTTCFPGRTLRANATKGVSSVCEPLPPDRPLWFPGSSPPEWLDGSLPGDFGFDPLGLGSDPETLKWFAQAELMHGRWAMLAVAGILIPECLERLGYVKNFSWYDAATREYFADQTTLFVVQMALMGWVEGRRWADMLNPGCVDIEPKLPHKKNPKPDVGYPGGLWFDPIMWGRGSPEPVMVLRTKEIKNGRLAMLAFVGFWFQAIYTGEDPVQNLMDHIADPGHCNIFSAFTSR; translated from the exons AGAATTGCATCGAAGGATTTTTCCAGGAAAATTAACAACTTGCTTTCCTGGGAGGACACTCCGTGCGAATGCAACAAAAGGGGTGTCAAGCGTATGTGAACCACTCCCTCCGGATAGGCCGCTGTGGTTTCCAGGCAGTTCACCTCCTGAGTGGCTCGATGGCAG TCTCCCTGGCGATTTTGGCTTCGACCCACTTGGATTAG GGTCTGATCCAGAGACACTTAAATGGTTTGCGCAAGCTGAGCTAATGCATGGCAGATGGGCAATGCTTGCAGTGGCTGGAATCCTGATTCCAGAATGTCTTGAAAGATTAGGCTATGTTAAGAACTTCTCATGGTATGATGCTGCCACTCGAGAATACTTTGCAGACCAAACAACCTTATTTGTTGTACAGATGGCCTTGATGGGTTGGGTGGAAGGCAGAAGATGGGCGGATATGCTTAATCCAGGGTGTGTTGACATTGAGCCTAAATTGCCACACAAGAAGAACCCAAAGCCGGATGTTGGTTACCCTGGTGGCCTATGGTTTGACCCCATTATGTGGGGGAGAGGGTCCCCGGAGCCTGTGATGGTGTTGAGGACTAAGGAGATCAAGAACGGGCGTCTTGCTATGCTTGCTTTTGTGGGCTTCTGGTTCCAAGCCATTTATACAGGGGAAGACCCTGTTCAGAACTTGATGGATCACATTGCTGATCCTGGTCACTGCAACATCTTTTCG GCTTTCACATCACGCTGA